From Carya illinoinensis cultivar Pawnee chromosome 5, C.illinoinensisPawnee_v1, whole genome shotgun sequence, one genomic window encodes:
- the LOC122311203 gene encoding wall-associated receptor kinase 2-like, giving the protein MAAFGRMLLYVACVVVMLSKMAAAASSAKPNCPNWCGNVEIPYPFGTTENCYLNDNYFINCSNSQPLWENHFVTNISIQGELEISMFIARQCFRDSSGVPVVDNNKHSLTSRTFTISNTKNQFVAVGCDTYAYLNAYRNNEYFRIGCMSICQSLRNVVNASCSGIGCCHVDIPTGLKNFTLEVHSYNNHTNVSKFNPCSSAFMIKQDYESKFSSAYLEEILLKPNDTFPMVLDWAIGNETCETGRRKPDYVCGQNSACYDSKNGDGYRCKCNKGYEGNPYLHEGCQDINECLQVPKPCHAKAKCMNTHGSFSCTCREDYKGDGKMNGTGCSPKVSHFKIIIIALIAISIGLMVLFVGGSSLYCGLKRRKLFKLKEKFFQQNGGLLLQQKLSNDRTSMQAVKIFSIGELEKATNNYDESRVLGQGSYGTVYKGVLQDNKLVAIKKSKFCDQNQIEQFINEVIVLSQINHRNVVKLLGCCLETEVPSLVYEFITNGTLSNHIHDKVLSSSLSWEKRLKIAIDTAGALAYMHFSTSMPIIHRDVKPANILLNDNYSAKVSDFGASRLVPLDQTQLLTLVQGTLGYLDPEYFHSSQLTEKSDVYSFGVVVAELLTGRKAISFDGLEIDRNLAMYFSSAVKEDRLRQILVDDLVSDGNIYEINKVANLVKRCLSVKGEDRPTMKDMAMELDGLRSMEKHQSGKAYLCTEETDYCVTAPAVHYFNIGVNDGCSSTSTSTTVGYKISMRTQVSKPLDDDR; this is encoded by the exons ATGGCGGCTTTCGGTAGGATGCTCTTGTACGTGGCATGTGTTGTTGTGATGTTATCGAAAATGGCAGCAGCAGCTTCATCAGCCAAGCCAAACTGCCCGAATTGGTGTGGAAATGTTGAGATCCCTTATCCATTTGGCACAACGGAAAATTGCTACCTTaatgataattattttatcaattgtAGCAATTCCCAACCACTGTGGGAAAATCATTTTGTCACCAACATTTCTATCCAAGGCGAGCTTGAAATCTCGATGTTTATAGCCCGACAATGTTTCCGAGATTCGAGTGGTGTGCCTGTGGTTGACAACAACAAGCACTCTCTCACTTCCCGCACTTTCACAATTTCCAACACCAAAAACCAGTTCGTCGCTGTCGGCTGTGACACTTACGCCTACCTCAATGCTTACCGGAACAATGAATACTTCAGAATTGGCTGCATGTCTATTTGTCAAAGTCTTAGGAATGTTGTCAATGCATCTTGCTCTGGGATTGGGTGTTGCCATGTTGACATCCCAACAGGATTGAAGAACTTTACTTTGGAAGTTCATAGCTATAACAATCACACAAATGTCTCTAAATTCAACCCATGCAGCTCTGCTTTTATGATTAAACAAGATTACGAGTCCAAATTTTCCTCTGCTTATCTTGAAGAAATATTGCTAAAGCCTAATGATACTTTTCCAATGGTTCTTGATTGGGCAATCGGTAATGAAACATGTGAAACTGGTCGGAGAAAGCCGGATTACGTTTGTGGACAGAACAGCGCATGCTATGATTCCAAAAATGGTGATGGGTACCGTTGCAAGTGCAACAAAGGTTATGAAGGAAACCCATACCTCCATGAAGGTTGCCAAG ATATTAATGAGTGCCTGCAAGTTCCAAAACCTTGCCATGCTAAAGCAAAATGCATGAACACTCATGGGAGTTTCAGTTGTACTTGTCGCGAGGATTACAAAGGCGATGGAAAGATGAATGGAACAGGTTGCAGTCCTAAAGTCAGCCATTTCAAGATCATCATTATTGCACTAATTG CTATTAGCATTGGCCTTATGGTATTGTTTGTGGGAGGTTCTTCACTATATTGTGgactaaaaagaagaaaactctTCAAGCTGAAAGAGAAATTCTTCCAACAAAATGGCGGCCTGTTGCTACAACAAAAACTCTCGAATGATAGAACTTCCATGCAGGCGGTCAAAATCTTTAGCATAGGAGAACTTGAAAAGGCTACAAATAATTATGATGAGAGTAGAGTCCTTGGCCAAGGAAGCTATGGTACTGTCTATAAAGGAGTCTTACAAGATAATAAACTGGTCGCCATtaagaaatcaaaattttgtgatCAAAACCAAATTGAACAATTTATTAATGAGGTGATTGTACTTAGCCAAATTAACCATAGAAATGTGGTTAAGCTATTAGGTTGTTGTCTAGAAACAGAAGTGCCATCACTAGTTTATGAATTCATCACAAATGGGACTCTTTCGAATCACATTCATGATAAAGTTctatcatcctcactctcaTGGGAAAAGCGCTTGAAGATAGCAATAGATACTGCAGGAGCACTTGCATACATGCATTTCTCAACTTCCATGCCAATTATACATAGGGATGTGAAGCCTGCAAATATActtttaaatgataattattCAGCAAAGGTGTCTGACTTTGGAGCTTCAAGATTGGTCCCACTTGATCAAACACAATTACTTACTTTGGTACAGGGAACTTTGGGGTATTTAGACCCAGAATACTTTCATAGTAGTCAACTTACCGAAAAAAGTGATGTCTACAGCTTTGGTGTTGTTGTGGCTGAGTTATTGACGGGTAGgaaggcaatttcttttgatggacttgaaattgatagaaaTCTAGCTATGTACTTTAGTTCTGCAGTAAAAGAGGATCGCTTACGTCAAATTCTTGTGGACGATCTTGTAAGTGATGGTAATATTTATGAGATAAATAAAGTTGCTAATCTTGTAAAACGGTGCTTAAGTGTTAAAGGGGAAGATAGGCCTACAATGAAGGACATGGCAATGGAGCTAGACGGGTTGAGAAGTATGGAGAAGCATCAATCGGGAAAAGCATATCTATGTACAGAAGAGACTGACTATTGTGTCACCGCACCTGCAGTACACTATTTCAACATTGGTGTCAATGATGGTTGTTCTTCTACTTCTACCAGTACAACTGTTGGATATAAGATTAGTATGAGAACCCAAGTCTCGAAACCATTGGATGATGATAGATGA